In one Pseudomonas sp. MM211 genomic region, the following are encoded:
- the rpmB gene encoding 50S ribosomal protein L28: MSRVCQVTGKRPVSGNNISHANNKTRRRFLPNLQHHRFWVETENRFVRLRLTAKGMRIIDKRGIDVVLAELRARGEKV; encoded by the coding sequence ATGTCGAGAGTCTGTCAAGTTACCGGTAAGCGTCCGGTAAGCGGGAATAACATTTCCCACGCTAACAATAAAACCCGTCGTCGTTTCCTGCCGAACCTGCAGCATCATCGCTTCTGGGTCGAGACTGAGAATCGCTTCGTGCGTCTGCGCCTTACTGCTAAAGGTATGCGCATCATCGACAAACGTGGTATTGACGTTGTCCTGGCCGAGCTTCGTGCTCGTGGCGAAAAGGTTTAA
- a CDS encoding esterase-like activity of phytase family protein, which yields MRFNASVCKLLATTLCCVPLIAHGQNTASAYPAILAGHAVLPAASFVTPPADAPADFAVSGKFSNGQRSEKIGSVEGMSANRPTGMSLPFEGQPLQGHSGIKHMPDGSFWVLTDNGFGTKANSADAMLYLNHYDVDFQSGEFKRLATVFLSDPDKKVPFRIVHEGTQARCLSGADFDPESFQFAGDAIWIGDEFGPYVIKTDLQGRVQKVFDVEVAGKPVRSPDNPAVKLPGWPAEPMNVEVRRSKGLEGMAASSDGSKLYALLEGPLWDAASNGAEQQDGKSVVRMVEFDVQREAWTGRHWLYPLEQPGHAIGDFNMIDAASGLIIERDNGEGTPDKACPAGQTDSTCFSDIARFKRVYKVAFDDSNVGQPVRKVGHIDLLAIQDPKGIARKPLNDGVLTFPFFTIENVDIVDDTHIVVGNDNNLPFSSSREPNQADDNELVLLEVGELLRAQ from the coding sequence ATGCGCTTCAATGCCAGTGTTTGCAAACTGCTAGCCACCACGCTCTGCTGCGTGCCGCTCATCGCCCATGGGCAGAACACAGCCAGCGCCTACCCGGCGATACTGGCCGGCCACGCCGTGCTACCTGCGGCCAGCTTCGTGACTCCGCCGGCGGATGCACCGGCTGATTTCGCCGTCAGCGGCAAATTCTCCAATGGCCAGCGCAGCGAGAAAATCGGCAGCGTCGAAGGGATGTCGGCCAATCGCCCCACCGGTATGTCGCTGCCTTTTGAAGGTCAGCCGCTACAGGGCCATTCCGGCATCAAGCACATGCCTGATGGCAGTTTCTGGGTGCTGACCGACAACGGCTTTGGCACCAAGGCCAACTCCGCCGACGCGATGCTCTACCTCAACCACTACGACGTCGACTTCCAGTCAGGCGAATTCAAGCGGCTGGCGACGGTATTTCTCAGCGACCCGGACAAGAAGGTGCCCTTTCGAATCGTTCACGAAGGCACGCAAGCGCGCTGCCTGTCGGGCGCCGATTTCGATCCCGAGAGTTTCCAGTTCGCGGGTGATGCAATCTGGATTGGTGACGAGTTCGGCCCCTATGTAATCAAGACCGACCTGCAGGGCCGGGTGCAGAAGGTGTTCGACGTGGAGGTAGCGGGCAAACCGGTGCGCTCGCCCGACAACCCAGCGGTCAAGCTGCCTGGCTGGCCTGCCGAGCCGATGAATGTCGAGGTGCGTCGTTCCAAGGGCCTGGAAGGCATGGCGGCCTCCAGCGACGGCAGCAAGCTCTATGCACTGCTCGAAGGCCCCTTGTGGGACGCAGCCAGCAACGGCGCCGAGCAGCAGGATGGCAAGAGCGTAGTGCGTATGGTCGAATTCGACGTGCAGCGCGAGGCCTGGACGGGTCGCCACTGGCTCTATCCCCTTGAGCAGCCCGGCCACGCCATCGGCGACTTCAACATGATCGATGCTGCCAGCGGGCTGATCATCGAACGCGACAATGGCGAAGGCACGCCCGACAAGGCCTGCCCTGCCGGCCAGACCGACAGCACCTGCTTCTCCGACATCGCCCGCTTCAAGCGCGTCTACAAGGTGGCGTTCGACGACAGCAATGTTGGCCAGCCCGTGCGCAAGGTCGGCCATATCGACCTGCTCGCTATTCAGGATCCCAAGGGCATCGCCCGCAAGCCGTTGAACGATGGCGTGCTGACCTTCCCGTTCTTCACCATCGAGAACGTCGACATCGTCGATGACACGCACATCGTTGTCGGCAACGATAACAACCTGCCGTTCTCCAGCAGCCGAGAGCCCAACCAGGCCGATGACAACGAACTGGTTCTGCTCGAGGTGGGCGAACTGCTGCGCGCCCAGTGA
- the algC gene encoding phosphomannomutase/phosphoglucomutase, translating to MTAPQAPKLPADIFRAYDIRGVVGAGLTPETAYWIGRAIGSQSLAEGEPNVSVGRDGRLSGPTLVQQLIQGLVDSGCQVSDVGMVPTPVVYYAGHVLAGKSAVMLTGSHNPPDYNGFKIVIAGDTLANEQIQALKTRIDTNDLVSGEGSVEAIDLLPRYMEQIRSDIAMAKPLRVVVDCGNGAAGVIAPQLIEALGCKVIPLFCDVDGNFPNHHPDPGKPENLVDLIAKVKEENADIGLAFDGDGDRVGVVTNTGSIVYADRLLMLFAKDVVSRNPGADIIFDVKCTRRLTPLISGYGGRPVMWKTGHSLIKKKMKETGALLAGEMSGHVFFKERWYGFDDGIYAAARLLEILSQDKRTAEQVFAAFPNDVSTPEINIQVTEQTKFPIVERLQREGQWGEGSVTNLDGVRVDYPKGWGLVRASNTTPVLVLRFEAENQTELERIQELFRTQMHLVAPDVKLPF from the coding sequence ATGACCGCGCCGCAAGCCCCAAAACTTCCAGCAGATATCTTCCGCGCCTATGACATCCGCGGCGTGGTGGGCGCTGGCCTGACCCCGGAAACCGCCTATTGGATCGGCCGTGCCATCGGCTCCCAGAGCCTCGCCGAGGGCGAGCCCAACGTGTCCGTTGGCCGTGACGGCCGCCTATCCGGCCCAACGCTCGTGCAGCAACTGATCCAGGGTCTGGTCGACAGCGGTTGCCAGGTCAGCGACGTCGGCATGGTGCCGACGCCTGTAGTGTATTACGCCGGTCACGTGCTGGCCGGCAAATCCGCGGTAATGCTCACCGGTAGCCATAATCCGCCGGACTACAACGGCTTCAAGATCGTCATCGCCGGCGACACCCTGGCCAACGAACAGATCCAGGCACTCAAGACACGCATCGACACCAATGACCTGGTCAGCGGTGAAGGCAGCGTCGAGGCCATCGACTTGCTGCCGCGCTATATGGAACAAATTCGCAGCGATATCGCCATGGCCAAGCCCCTGCGCGTAGTGGTCGACTGTGGCAACGGCGCCGCAGGCGTGATCGCCCCGCAGCTGATCGAAGCCCTGGGCTGCAAAGTTATTCCGCTGTTCTGCGACGTCGATGGCAACTTCCCCAATCACCACCCGGACCCGGGCAAGCCCGAGAACCTGGTCGACCTGATCGCCAAGGTCAAGGAAGAGAACGCTGATATCGGCCTGGCTTTCGACGGCGATGGTGACCGTGTTGGCGTTGTCACCAACACCGGCTCTATCGTCTACGCAGACCGCCTGTTGATGCTGTTCGCCAAGGACGTGGTCTCGCGCAATCCGGGCGCCGACATCATCTTCGACGTCAAATGCACCCGCCGCCTGACCCCGCTGATCAGCGGCTACGGTGGCCGTCCGGTGATGTGGAAGACCGGCCACTCGCTGATCAAGAAAAAGATGAAGGAAACCGGCGCCCTGCTGGCCGGCGAAATGAGCGGCCACGTGTTCTTCAAGGAACGCTGGTACGGTTTCGATGACGGCATCTATGCCGCCGCCCGTCTGCTGGAAATTCTCAGCCAGGACAAGCGCACCGCCGAGCAGGTATTCGCTGCATTCCCGAACGACGTGTCCACCCCGGAAATCAACATCCAGGTCACCGAACAGACCAAGTTCCCCATCGTCGAGCGCCTGCAGCGTGAAGGCCAATGGGGCGAAGGCAGTGTGACCAACCTCGATGGTGTGCGCGTCGACTACCCGAAAGGCTGGGGCCTGGTGCGTGCGTCCAATACCACGCCGGTTCTGGTGCTGCGCTTCGAAGCGGAGAATCAGACTGAGCTGGAGCGGATTCAGGAACTGTTCCGCACGCAGATGCACCTCGTCGCGCCCGATGTCAAATTACCGTTCTGA
- a CDS encoding TRAP transporter substrate-binding protein → MKRRQILAAAGVGIAAGALVGCKEEAGAADSSQPAAEAKTFNWKMVTSWPKNFPGVGVGAERFAKLVDQMSNGRLKVKVYAAGELVPALEVFDAVSRGTAEMGHGAPYYWKGKVPAAQFFCALPFGPNAQEMNAWLHYGGGMQLWEEVYKPYGVLPMACGATGVQTAGWFNKEINSVDDLKGLKMRTPGLGGEVLTKVGGTVVNMPAGEIFTALQTGTIDATEWIGPYNDQALGLHKAAKYYYTPGWQEPNVTFELDINIKAWETLPADLQAIVRAAARDVNGDMLDDYNAKNMESMEQLKKDGVDVRRLPDDVLAKLKEVSAGVVDATAAADPAAQKVWEQQKAYLARLYEYAEANEKDIYAIR, encoded by the coding sequence ATGAAACGTCGCCAAATTCTCGCTGCTGCAGGTGTCGGCATTGCCGCGGGTGCATTGGTTGGTTGCAAGGAGGAAGCCGGTGCGGCCGATTCTTCTCAGCCTGCAGCCGAAGCCAAGACCTTCAATTGGAAAATGGTCACTTCCTGGCCCAAGAACTTTCCGGGTGTCGGCGTGGGCGCTGAGCGCTTTGCCAAGCTGGTCGATCAGATGAGCAACGGTCGACTGAAGGTCAAGGTCTACGCCGCCGGTGAACTGGTGCCGGCCCTCGAGGTGTTCGACGCGGTGTCGCGCGGCACTGCTGAAATGGGCCACGGCGCGCCTTACTACTGGAAAGGCAAAGTACCCGCCGCGCAATTCTTCTGCGCACTGCCATTCGGCCCCAATGCTCAGGAAATGAATGCCTGGCTGCACTACGGTGGCGGCATGCAGCTGTGGGAAGAAGTCTACAAGCCCTATGGCGTACTGCCGATGGCGTGCGGCGCAACCGGCGTGCAGACCGCTGGCTGGTTCAACAAGGAAATCAATTCGGTCGATGACCTCAAAGGCCTGAAGATGCGTACTCCGGGCCTCGGCGGCGAAGTGCTGACCAAGGTCGGCGGCACCGTGGTCAACATGCCGGCTGGCGAGATCTTCACGGCGTTGCAGACCGGCACCATTGACGCCACCGAATGGATCGGCCCGTATAACGACCAGGCGCTGGGCCTGCACAAGGCGGCCAAGTACTACTACACGCCGGGTTGGCAGGAGCCGAACGTCACCTTCGAACTGGATATCAACATCAAGGCTTGGGAAACCCTGCCGGCCGACTTGCAGGCCATCGTTCGCGCCGCTGCCCGCGACGTCAACGGCGACATGCTCGACGACTACAACGCCAAGAACATGGAGTCCATGGAGCAGCTGAAGAAGGATGGTGTCGATGTGCGCCGTCTGCCGGACGATGTGCTCGCCAAACTCAAGGAAGTGTCTGCCGGCGTGGTCGATGCCACTGCCGCCGCCGACCCCGCCGCGCAGAAAGTCTGGGAGCAGCAGAAGGCCTATCTGGCGCGCCTGTACGAGTACGCCGAAGCCAACGAGAAGGATATCTACGCGATTCGTTGA
- the coaBC gene encoding bifunctional phosphopantothenoylcysteine decarboxylase/phosphopantothenate--cysteine ligase CoaBC encodes MQRLYRKRIILGVGGGIAAYKSAELVRRLKDQGAEVRVVMTHGGREFITPLTLQALSGHPVHQDLLDPAAEAAMGHIELARWADLVLIAPATADLMARLAQGVADDLLTTLVLATDAPVALAPAMNQAMWRDPATQANAELLRARGLRLFGPASGSQACGDVGLGRMLEADDLAHLAADCFEHLALTGKHVLITAGPTQENIDPVRYITNHSSGKMGFALAEAAVEAGAKVTLISGPVHLATPDRVNRIDVVSARDMLAACEAAMPCDILIAAAAVADYRPEVVAQHKLKKDPNSGDGLLLQMVRNPDILATLAHRDDRPFSVGFAAETENLLEYASRKLKDKNLDLIVANDVANPSIGFNSEDNAITIIDRELQQSSFAQTSKGKIARQLVSFIAAHQHKP; translated from the coding sequence ATGCAGCGGCTGTATCGCAAACGCATCATCCTCGGCGTGGGTGGCGGCATCGCGGCGTACAAGAGCGCCGAACTGGTACGCCGACTCAAGGATCAGGGCGCCGAAGTGCGCGTGGTCATGACCCACGGTGGTCGCGAGTTCATCACCCCGCTGACCCTGCAGGCGCTGTCCGGTCACCCGGTGCATCAGGATCTGCTCGACCCGGCTGCAGAAGCCGCCATGGGCCATATCGAACTGGCGCGCTGGGCCGATCTGGTACTGATCGCGCCAGCCACCGCTGACCTTATGGCGCGCCTGGCACAGGGTGTGGCCGACGACCTGCTGACCACCCTGGTGCTCGCCACCGATGCCCCCGTAGCCCTGGCACCGGCAATGAACCAGGCAATGTGGCGCGACCCGGCCACCCAGGCCAATGCCGAGTTGCTGCGCGCGCGAGGCCTGCGCCTGTTCGGGCCGGCATCCGGCAGCCAGGCCTGTGGCGACGTGGGCCTGGGGCGCATGCTCGAGGCCGATGACCTGGCGCATCTCGCTGCCGACTGCTTCGAACACCTCGCGCTGACCGGCAAGCACGTGCTGATCACTGCCGGCCCGACTCAGGAAAACATCGACCCGGTGCGTTACATCACCAACCACAGCTCCGGCAAGATGGGCTTCGCCCTCGCCGAGGCCGCGGTGGAAGCCGGCGCCAAGGTCACCCTGATCAGTGGCCCGGTGCACCTGGCGACGCCGGATCGGGTCAACCGCATCGACGTGGTCAGTGCCCGTGACATGCTCGCCGCCTGCGAAGCGGCAATGCCCTGCGACATCCTCATCGCCGCGGCGGCGGTCGCCGACTACCGCCCGGAAGTTGTCGCCCAGCACAAATTGAAGAAAGACCCCAACAGCGGTGACGGCCTGCTGTTGCAGATGGTGCGCAACCCGGACATTCTCGCCACCCTGGCACACCGTGACGACCGCCCCTTCAGCGTCGGTTTCGCCGCCGAAACCGAGAATCTGCTGGAGTACGCCTCGCGCAAGCTCAAGGACAAGAACCTCGATCTGATCGTCGCCAACGACGTGGCCAACCCCAGCATCGGTTTCAACAGTGAAGACAACGCGATCACTATCATCGATCGCGAGCTACAGCAGAGCAGCTTCGCGCAGACCAGCAAGGGCAAGATCGCCCGACAACTGGTGAGTTTCATCGCCGCGCACCAACACAAACCCTGA
- a CDS encoding ABC transporter substrate-binding protein, producing MRLALLPLLIAPLFAQAATLSVCTEASPDGFDVVQYNSLTTTNASADVLMNRLVDFDAASGKLVPSLASKWEVSADGLAYTFTLRPDVQFHRTDYFKPSRPLEADDVLFSFQRMLDPAQPWHKVATSGYPHAQSMQWPELVKAVEKVDTHRVRITLNKPDATFLATLSMGFASIYSAEYADQLFKAETPEKLNSQPIGTGPFVFRRFQKDAAVRYVANADYFAGKPNVDALVFAITPDANVRLQKLRRGECHIALSPKPLDVEAAAKDANLSSVKTAAFMTAFVGINSQHPPLDKPAVRQAINLAFDKTSYLKAVFENSAEPANGPYPPNTWGYASELPGYAHDPQKARELLKEAGLADGFSTTIWTRPSGSLLNPNPSLGAQLLQADLAKVGIKAEIRVIEWGELIRRAKAGEHDLLFMGWAGDNGDPDNFLTPQFSCASVESGLNFARYCDAKLDKLIADGKAISDQAKRAALYKDAQAIIQQQALWLPLAHPTAYALIRKDVEGYSVSPFGRQDFSKVSVKP from the coding sequence ATGCGTCTCGCCCTTTTGCCGCTACTCATCGCCCCGCTGTTCGCCCAGGCCGCCACCCTCAGCGTCTGTACCGAAGCCAGCCCGGACGGGTTCGACGTGGTGCAGTACAACTCCCTGACCACCACCAACGCCTCGGCCGACGTGCTGATGAACCGCCTGGTCGATTTCGATGCGGCCAGCGGCAAGCTGGTACCGAGCCTGGCCAGCAAATGGGAGGTCTCCGCGGACGGCCTCGCCTACACCTTTACCCTGCGCCCCGACGTGCAGTTCCACCGCACCGACTACTTCAAGCCCAGCCGCCCACTGGAAGCCGACGACGTGCTGTTCAGCTTCCAGCGCATGCTCGACCCTGCCCAGCCGTGGCATAAGGTGGCCACCAGCGGCTATCCCCATGCCCAATCCATGCAATGGCCGGAGCTGGTCAAGGCGGTCGAGAAAGTCGATACCCATCGGGTACGCATCACGCTCAACAAACCGGACGCGACCTTCCTCGCCACCCTGAGCATGGGCTTCGCCTCCATCTACTCGGCCGAATACGCGGATCAGTTGTTCAAGGCCGAGACGCCCGAGAAGCTCAACAGCCAGCCCATCGGCACCGGGCCTTTCGTGTTCAGGCGCTTCCAGAAGGACGCCGCCGTCCGCTATGTCGCCAACGCGGACTACTTCGCCGGCAAGCCGAATGTCGACGCGCTGGTGTTTGCCATCACCCCGGATGCCAACGTACGCCTGCAGAAGCTGCGCCGCGGCGAATGCCATATCGCCCTGTCGCCCAAGCCGCTGGACGTCGAGGCCGCCGCCAAGGACGCCAACCTCAGCAGCGTGAAAACCGCGGCCTTCATGACCGCCTTCGTCGGCATCAACAGCCAGCACCCACCACTGGACAAGCCCGCCGTGCGCCAGGCCATCAACCTGGCGTTCGACAAGACCAGCTACCTGAAAGCGGTATTCGAGAACAGTGCAGAGCCCGCCAACGGCCCTTACCCGCCCAACACCTGGGGCTACGCCAGTGAACTGCCGGGCTACGCCCATGATCCGCAGAAAGCCCGTGAGCTCTTGAAAGAAGCCGGACTGGCCGACGGCTTCAGCACCACCATCTGGACGCGCCCGTCGGGCAGCCTGCTCAACCCCAACCCCAGCCTGGGCGCACAACTGCTGCAGGCCGACCTGGCCAAGGTCGGCATCAAGGCCGAAATCCGCGTGATCGAGTGGGGCGAACTGATCCGCCGCGCCAAAGCGGGCGAGCATGACTTGCTTTTCATGGGCTGGGCCGGCGACAACGGTGACCCGGACAACTTCCTGACCCCGCAATTTTCCTGCGCCTCGGTGGAGTCCGGCCTGAACTTCGCCCGTTACTGCGACGCCAAGCTCGACAAGCTGATCGCCGACGGCAAGGCGATCAGCGATCAGGCAAAACGCGCGGCGCTATATAAAGATGCTCAGGCGATCATCCAGCAGCAGGCGCTGTGGCTGCCACTGGCCCACCCAACGGCCTACGCCCTCATCCGCAAGGATGTCGAGGGCTACAGCGTCAGCCCGTTCGGCCGCCAGGACTTCTCCAAGGTCAGCGTGAAGCCCTGA
- the argB gene encoding acetylglutamate kinase, which produces MTLERDAATNVAKVLSEALPYIRRFVGKTLVIKYGGNAMESDELKTGFARDIVLMKAVGINPVVVHGGGPQIGDLLKRLSIESHFVDGMRVTDAQTMDVVEMVLGGKVNKDIVNLINSHGGSAIGLTGKDAELIRAKKLTVSRQTPEMTQPEIIDIGHVGEVTGVNVELLNMLVKGNFIPVIAPIGVGPDGESYNINADLVAGKVAEALKAEKLMLLTNIAGLMDKQGEVLTGLTTEQVDSLIADGTIYGGMLPKIRCALEAVQGGVTTAHIVDGRVPNAVLLEIFTDTGVGTLISNRKRH; this is translated from the coding sequence ATGACCCTAGAGCGTGATGCCGCCACCAACGTCGCCAAGGTTCTGTCCGAAGCACTGCCGTACATTCGCCGCTTCGTAGGCAAGACCCTGGTGATCAAATACGGCGGCAACGCCATGGAAAGCGACGAGCTGAAGACCGGCTTCGCCCGCGACATCGTGCTGATGAAGGCCGTAGGCATCAACCCGGTGGTGGTTCACGGTGGTGGCCCGCAGATCGGTGATCTGCTCAAGCGCCTGTCCATCGAAAGCCACTTCGTCGACGGCATGCGCGTGACCGACGCACAGACCATGGACGTGGTGGAGATGGTGCTTGGCGGCAAGGTCAACAAGGACATCGTCAACCTGATCAATAGCCATGGCGGCAGCGCCATCGGCCTGACCGGTAAGGATGCCGAGCTGATCCGCGCCAAGAAGCTCACCGTCAGCCGCCAGACCCCGGAAATGACGCAGCCGGAGATCATCGATATCGGCCACGTCGGCGAAGTCACCGGGGTCAATGTCGAGCTGCTGAACATGCTGGTCAAGGGCAACTTCATTCCGGTTATCGCGCCTATCGGCGTGGGCCCGGACGGCGAGTCCTACAACATCAACGCAGACCTGGTGGCCGGCAAGGTCGCCGAGGCGCTGAAGGCCGAGAAGCTGATGCTGCTGACCAACATCGCCGGCCTGATGGACAAGCAGGGCGAGGTACTCACCGGTCTGACCACCGAGCAGGTCGACAGCCTGATCGCCGACGGCACCATCTACGGCGGCATGCTGCCGAAGATTCGCTGTGCGCTGGAAGCGGTGCAGGGCGGCGTGACCACTGCGCACATCGTCGACGGTCGCGTACCCAATGCCGTGCTGCTGGAAATTTTCACCGATACCGGTGTCGGCACCCTGATCAGCAACCGCAAGCGTCACTGA
- the dut gene encoding dUTP diphosphatase produces MHALQAKILDPRLGNDFPMPAYATPGSAGLDLRAMLKEDLTLEPGQTVLIPTGLAIHVADPGLAALILPRSGLGHKHGIVLGNLVGLIDSDYQGELMVSCWNRGNSAFKMAIGERIAQLVLVPVVQARFEVVEEFDDSERGTGGFGHSGSH; encoded by the coding sequence ATGCACGCCCTACAAGCCAAGATTCTCGACCCCCGCCTCGGTAACGACTTCCCCATGCCGGCTTATGCCACGCCGGGTTCGGCAGGCCTCGATCTGCGCGCCATGCTCAAGGAAGACCTGACCCTGGAACCGGGGCAGACCGTATTGATCCCCACCGGCCTGGCCATCCATGTTGCCGACCCTGGCCTGGCGGCGCTGATCCTGCCGCGTTCGGGCCTAGGCCACAAACACGGCATCGTGCTCGGCAATCTGGTCGGCCTGATCGACTCCGACTACCAGGGTGAACTGATGGTGTCGTGCTGGAACCGCGGCAACAGCGCCTTCAAGATGGCGATTGGCGAACGCATCGCTCAGCTGGTTCTGGTGCCCGTCGTACAAGCTCGCTTCGAAGTGGTCGAGGAATTCGACGACAGCGAGCGCGGCACCGGTGGTTTCGGCCACTCCGGCAGCCACTGA
- a CDS encoding methyl-accepting chemotaxis protein, whose amino-acid sequence MHNNFYRQADRLMLCVVWLMTLYALGLAFWHATWAAALIIGGGTAIALSALYAMIGGTRPYRCLIAVAFMVLAALHIQQSHGMVEMHFSVFVLLAFLVYYRDWLPILLAAGTIAVHHLSFFALQQNGNGVFLLQAGAGWPVVFIHAAYVIAETIILLVLARHSAREAAAGEDLQRTSAHLLRDGEPVDLAYRSASSDRLAQRFNRFLALLDNLVSRVVGAGDELRSTSQHLSQSTHELNKCAEDLLNATAQMGGAIEQMTLAVGEVSTSAEQAAQTARLADRDAAAGASAITDTQSEIQNLARQIDGSSTVVQELADEARAIDKVLEVIRSVAEQTNLLALNAAIEAARAGEQGRGFAVVADEVRQLAQRTQQATGEIQGMIARLQQGSTNAVNAMAESHAGVARCVGHTQRTVALLDNVHRSIEAIQAIGVSTREQLAATAEVARLIEQVRQVAGETARDAGEVAGDSQRLASLAEHLNGLCDQFHVSQNRVTS is encoded by the coding sequence ATGCACAACAATTTCTATCGCCAGGCCGACCGCCTGATGCTTTGCGTAGTCTGGCTGATGACCCTGTACGCGCTCGGGCTGGCGTTCTGGCACGCGACCTGGGCGGCGGCACTGATCATCGGCGGCGGTACGGCCATCGCGCTCAGTGCGCTGTACGCCATGATCGGCGGCACCCGGCCCTATCGCTGCCTGATCGCGGTGGCATTCATGGTGCTGGCCGCGCTGCATATCCAGCAGAGTCATGGCATGGTCGAGATGCATTTCAGCGTATTCGTCCTGCTGGCGTTCCTGGTCTATTACCGCGACTGGCTGCCAATCCTGCTGGCTGCCGGCACTATCGCCGTGCATCACCTGAGCTTCTTCGCCCTGCAGCAAAATGGCAACGGCGTGTTCCTCCTGCAAGCCGGCGCTGGCTGGCCCGTGGTGTTCATCCACGCCGCCTATGTGATCGCCGAGACCATCATTCTGCTCGTGCTGGCGCGCCACAGCGCCCGCGAGGCGGCGGCTGGGGAAGACCTGCAGCGCACCTCGGCGCACCTGCTACGCGACGGCGAGCCTGTCGACCTGGCGTACCGCAGTGCCTCCAGCGACCGCCTGGCACAGCGTTTCAATCGCTTTCTGGCGCTGCTCGACAACCTGGTGAGCCGGGTCGTCGGCGCAGGCGATGAGCTGCGCAGTACCAGCCAGCACCTCAGTCAGTCCACCCACGAGCTGAACAAGTGCGCCGAGGATCTGCTCAACGCCACCGCGCAGATGGGTGGCGCCATCGAACAGATGACCCTGGCCGTGGGCGAAGTGTCCACTAGTGCAGAACAGGCTGCCCAGACCGCACGCCTGGCTGATCGCGACGCGGCGGCGGGTGCATCGGCGATCACCGACACGCAGAGCGAGATCCAGAACCTGGCCCGGCAGATCGACGGCAGCAGCACTGTGGTGCAGGAACTGGCCGACGAAGCCCGAGCCATCGACAAGGTACTGGAGGTGATTCGCTCGGTGGCCGAACAGACCAATCTGCTGGCCCTCAACGCCGCCATCGAAGCCGCCCGCGCTGGCGAGCAGGGCCGCGGCTTCGCGGTAGTGGCCGATGAAGTGCGCCAATTGGCGCAGCGCACCCAGCAGGCCACTGGCGAAATCCAGGGCATGATCGCCCGCCTGCAGCAGGGCTCGACCAACGCGGTGAATGCCATGGCCGAAAGTCATGCTGGCGTGGCCCGCTGCGTTGGCCATACCCAGCGCACCGTGGCGCTGCTGGACAACGTGCACCGCTCCATCGAGGCCATTCAGGCGATCGGCGTTTCCACCCGCGAGCAACTGGCGGCCACCGCCGAGGTCGCACGCCTGATCGAACAGGTGCGCCAGGTGGCTGGAGAGACGGCGCGCGACGCCGGCGAGGTGGCCGGCGACAGTCAGCGTCTGGCCTCGCTGGCCGAGCACCTGAATGGTCTTTGTGACCAGTTTCACGTCAGCCAGAACCGCGTGACGTCCTAG
- the radC gene encoding RadC family protein, which translates to MSIREWPAAERPREKLLAQGAASLTDAELLAIFLRTGVAGQSAVDLSRHLLADFGSLRALLQADLPFFTQRLGLGPAKFAQLQAVLEMARRHLAEQLRRDSALESPQAVRDYLKALLRHEPHEVFGCLFLDAKHRVLAFEALFQGSIDSASVYPRQVVKRALAHNAAALILTHNHPSGVAEPSQADKVLTQRLKEALALVEVRILDHFIVGDGEPLSMAEHGWM; encoded by the coding sequence ATGAGTATTCGTGAGTGGCCCGCGGCAGAGCGCCCGCGGGAGAAATTATTGGCCCAGGGCGCGGCCAGCCTGACCGATGCCGAGTTGCTGGCGATCTTCCTGCGCACTGGCGTGGCGGGGCAGAGTGCGGTGGATCTGTCGCGCCATCTGCTCGCCGACTTCGGCAGCCTGCGGGCACTGTTGCAGGCCGACCTGCCATTCTTCACCCAGCGTCTCGGGCTTGGCCCTGCCAAGTTCGCCCAGTTGCAGGCGGTGCTGGAAATGGCCCGTCGCCATCTGGCCGAGCAGCTGCGCCGTGATTCGGCTCTGGAAAGCCCGCAGGCGGTGCGTGATTACCTTAAGGCGCTGCTGCGTCACGAGCCCCACGAGGTGTTCGGCTGCCTGTTTCTTGATGCTAAGCATCGCGTGCTGGCGTTCGAGGCGCTGTTCCAGGGCTCCATCGACAGTGCCAGCGTTTACCCGCGCCAGGTGGTCAAGCGCGCGCTGGCGCATAACGCCGCCGCGCTGATCCTCACGCACAATCATCCGTCAGGCGTCGCGGAGCCGAGTCAGGCTGACAAGGTGCTGACCCAGCGATTGAAGGAGGCGCTCGCCTTGGTCGAAGTCCGCATCCTCGACCATTTCATTGTTGGCGATGGCGAGCCGTTGTCGATGGCCGAGCACGGCTGGATGTAG
- the rpmG gene encoding 50S ribosomal protein L33 translates to MRELIRLVSSAGTGHFYTTDKNKRTTPDKLEIKKFDPVVRKHVNYKEAKIK, encoded by the coding sequence ATGCGCGAACTGATCCGTTTGGTGTCCAGTGCCGGTACCGGCCACTTCTACACCACCGACAAGAACAAACGCACCACCCCCGACAAGCTCGAAATCAAGAAATTCGATCCTGTCGTACGTAAGCACGTGAACTACAAGGAAGCCAAGATCAAGTAA